One genomic segment of Erythrobacter sp. THAF29 includes these proteins:
- a CDS encoding lytic transglycosylase domain-containing protein, with the protein MITRWMRTGLVALSLTTALTIPAIANAQSQSMAAHYGQDAAQADAIPSVLSTEEREHYRTVFRAIDRQQWDEVEGLLDKHEDGVLHQTALAEYYTHANSPKVSAEQIEDWFEMGVHLPQAEQLGRMGEKRGIERLPDFPRAQSFARQPYAPKRIRPRSIVDGTMPTEVRSQILEFIKNDDPTSAHALLTQVDEQLSPEARAEWRQRVAWSYYIENNDAAALDLASTVSQGQGDWVAEGEWVAGLAAWRLGDCSQAAEAFERSARRSANVELTAAAHYWAHRSQVRCREPGKAQDHLQRAARFDETLYGMLAADQLGIELPQAQAPQPFTKNDWREISDIHNVRIAAALVEIGRPGLADEVLRHQARVGNPRDYEPLARFARELGLPATQLFMAHNAPYGMRSDAALRFPVARWQPSDGWKVDPALAFAHALQESNFRTAAVSPANARGLMQITPITVRQHAPRLNMSASYVNLNDPEVNLAFGQRNLEMLRDSAATEGKLPKIMAAYNAGLTPITRWNYEINDQNDPLLYMESIPYWETRGYVAIVMRNYWMYERAAGVPSPSRRALAQGHWPSFPDMARTRSAFLDR; encoded by the coding sequence ATGATTACGAGATGGATGCGCACCGGACTGGTCGCACTTTCACTGACTACCGCCCTCACAATCCCCGCAATCGCAAACGCTCAGAGCCAGAGCATGGCCGCGCATTACGGGCAGGATGCCGCGCAGGCCGATGCGATTCCTAGCGTCCTTTCGACCGAAGAGCGCGAGCATTACCGCACCGTATTCCGCGCGATTGACCGCCAGCAATGGGACGAAGTCGAAGGCCTGCTCGACAAGCACGAGGATGGAGTGCTCCACCAGACCGCGCTCGCAGAGTATTACACCCACGCCAACAGCCCCAAAGTCAGCGCCGAACAGATCGAAGACTGGTTCGAAATGGGCGTGCACCTACCGCAGGCCGAACAACTTGGCCGCATGGGCGAGAAGCGCGGGATCGAGCGCCTGCCTGATTTTCCTCGGGCGCAGAGCTTCGCGCGCCAACCCTATGCCCCAAAACGGATCCGCCCGCGCTCTATCGTCGATGGCACCATGCCGACCGAGGTGCGCTCGCAAATCCTCGAATTCATCAAGAACGACGACCCCACGAGCGCCCACGCTCTTCTAACGCAGGTAGACGAACAGCTTAGCCCCGAAGCGCGCGCCGAATGGCGCCAGCGTGTCGCGTGGAGCTATTACATCGAGAACAACGATGCCGCCGCGCTCGATCTGGCGAGCACGGTGTCGCAAGGCCAAGGCGACTGGGTTGCCGAGGGTGAATGGGTCGCGGGGCTGGCCGCCTGGCGTCTGGGGGATTGTTCGCAGGCCGCCGAGGCGTTCGAGCGATCCGCGCGCCGATCGGCCAATGTCGAACTGACCGCCGCCGCCCATTACTGGGCGCACCGTTCGCAGGTCCGCTGCCGCGAGCCGGGCAAGGCGCAGGACCACCTCCAGCGCGCAGCCCGTTTTGACGAGACGCTTTACGGCATGCTTGCCGCCGACCAGCTCGGCATCGAGTTGCCGCAGGCGCAAGCGCCGCAGCCCTTTACCAAAAACGACTGGCGCGAGATCAGCGACATCCACAATGTTCGCATCGCCGCCGCGCTGGTCGAGATCGGTCGTCCGGGTCTGGCCGATGAGGTGCTTCGCCATCAGGCCCGCGTCGGAAACCCGCGCGATTACGAGCCGCTGGCGCGCTTTGCCCGCGAGCTCGGCCTTCCGGCAACGCAGCTCTTCATGGCCCATAACGCGCCTTATGGAATGCGGAGCGACGCGGCCCTGCGGTTCCCGGTCGCGCGCTGGCAACCGAGCGACGGATGGAAGGTCGACCCCGCCCTCGCCTTCGCGCACGCTTTGCAGGAATCGAACTTCCGCACCGCCGCCGTCAGTCCCGCTAATGCACGCGGCCTGATGCAGATCACCCCGATCACAGTGCGCCAGCACGCCCCACGCCTCAATATGAGCGCGAGCTACGTCAATCTGAACGACCCCGAGGTCAATCTCGCCTTCGGCCAGCGCAATCTCGAAATGCTGCGCGACAGCGCCGCGACCGAGGGCAAGCTCCCCAAGATCATGGCGGCTTACAATGCCGGGCTGACCCCGATCACGCGCTGGAATTACGAGATCAACGACCAGAACGATCCGCTGCTCTACATGGAGTCGATCCCGTACTGGGAGACGCGCGGCTATGTCGCGATCGTGATGCGCAATTACTGGATGTACGAGCGCGCGGCAGGCGTGCCCAGCCCGAGCAGGCGCGCCTTGGCACAGGGTCACTGGCCGAGCTTCCCAGACATGGCTAGAACAAGGTCGGCCTTTCTGGATCGGTAA
- the moaB gene encoding molybdenum cofactor biosynthesis protein B gives MAIDESRTFAPINIAILTVSDTRTAADDTSGDILAARVKDAGHHLAARTIVKDDAALLATQFNNWIDDSQIDAIVSTGGTGLTGRDVTPEALSRIDGGRDIPGFGELFRWLSFKTIGTSTVQSRACAIVARGTYIFALPGSNGAVRDGWDGILAEQLDNRNRPCNFVELMPRLKEK, from the coding sequence ATGGCGATCGACGAGAGCAGAACCTTCGCGCCGATCAACATCGCGATCCTGACCGTATCGGATACGCGAACCGCAGCCGACGACACCTCGGGCGATATCCTCGCCGCGCGGGTAAAGGATGCAGGCCACCATCTCGCCGCGCGGACCATCGTCAAGGACGATGCGGCGCTGCTCGCAACCCAGTTCAACAACTGGATCGACGACTCGCAAATCGACGCGATTGTCAGCACAGGTGGCACCGGCCTCACCGGCCGCGACGTGACCCCCGAAGCGCTGTCGCGGATCGACGGAGGGCGAGACATTCCCGGTTTCGGCGAACTGTTCCGCTGGCTCAGCTTCAAGACCATCGGCACCAGCACGGTCCAGTCTCGCGCCTGCGCTATCGTCGCGCGGGGGACCTATATCTTCGCCCTTCCCGGCTCGAACGGTGCGGTGAGAGACGGTTGGGACGGCATTCTCGCCGAACAGCTCGACAACCGAAACCGGCCTTGCAACTTCGTAGAGCTGATGCCTCGCCTCAAAGAGAAATAG
- a CDS encoding PA0069 family radical SAM protein: protein MFFYVRAKEHPDFQAGRGAASANVPTRFGLATRETDADWRDHVEALDGPPVKLRTEVTEERPKTILSFNKSPDVPFDRSINAYRGCEHGCVYCFARPTHAYHDLSPGLDFETKLFAKPNAADLLRKTLAKPKYRPAPIAMGTNTDPYQPIERRYRITRSVLEVCLEARHPVTITTKSDRVVQDIDLLEEMARLDLVAVAVSVTTLDPVLSGKLEPRCAAPVKRIAALGKLVEAGVPVHSSVSPIIPAITDEFMEGIVERVGALGVKSAGWIPLRLPHEVAPLFREWLDVHYPDRAGKVMSIVRSIRDGRENDPNFFSRMNPKGVWADLFRARFRVACKKAGIGKAKFELDCSKFRPPEVGGQMRLL, encoded by the coding sequence ATGTTCTTCTATGTGAGGGCGAAGGAGCATCCCGATTTTCAGGCTGGCCGCGGTGCGGCATCGGCCAACGTGCCGACCCGTTTCGGCCTCGCCACGCGCGAAACCGATGCCGACTGGCGCGATCACGTCGAGGCGCTCGATGGTCCGCCTGTGAAACTGCGCACCGAAGTGACCGAAGAGCGCCCGAAGACCATCCTCAGCTTCAACAAATCGCCCGATGTCCCTTTCGACCGCTCGATCAACGCGTATCGCGGCTGCGAGCACGGCTGCGTCTACTGCTTCGCGCGGCCGACCCATGCCTATCACGACCTCTCGCCCGGGCTCGATTTCGAGACCAAGCTGTTCGCCAAGCCCAATGCCGCAGACTTGCTGCGCAAAACGCTCGCCAAGCCGAAATATCGCCCCGCCCCGATAGCGATGGGGACCAACACCGATCCCTACCAGCCCATCGAGCGCAGATACCGCATCACGCGCTCGGTGCTCGAAGTGTGCCTGGAGGCGCGTCATCCGGTGACGATCACGACCAAGTCCGACCGCGTCGTGCAGGATATCGACCTGCTCGAAGAGATGGCGCGGCTCGATCTCGTCGCGGTCGCAGTATCGGTGACGACGCTCGACCCGGTGCTGTCAGGCAAGCTCGAACCGCGCTGCGCCGCCCCTGTCAAGCGCATCGCAGCGCTCGGTAAGCTGGTCGAGGCGGGAGTGCCGGTGCATAGCTCGGTCTCCCCCATCATACCTGCGATCACCGATGAGTTCATGGAGGGTATAGTCGAGCGTGTCGGTGCGCTGGGCGTGAAGAGCGCGGGCTGGATACCGCTGCGCCTGCCGCACGAGGTCGCGCCGCTGTTCCGCGAGTGGCTCGACGTCCACTACCCCGATCGCGCGGGCAAGGTGATGAGCATCGTCCGCTCGATCCGCGACGGGCGTGAGAACGATCCCAACTTCTTCAGCCGGATGAACCCCAAGGGCGTGTGGGCGGACCTATTCCGCGCTCGCTTTCGTGTTGCGTGCAAGAAGGCGGGGATCGGGAAAGCGAAGTTCGAGCTCGATTGCTCGAAGTTCAGACCGCCCGAAGTGGGTGGGCAGATGAGGCTTCTGTGA